GTAATCGAATTCAAAGAAGTCTTTTAACCGGTGCCGGAACACATTCAGCGAATCAAATGGCGATAAGATAAAGGCATCGCCGGCCAGGGTAATCTTTTTATTTTTATAAGCGGGTAACATATACAACGGCCCCTTCAGCCCTTCCACTTCCACCTGCAGGATCTCTTTTTCCGCTACCATTTTTACCAGTTCCTTTTTCACCAGGTTATCTTTTACGTAACGCGCCCGCCAGGCCATTTCTTTTGCATAGGCAATGCCCATGCTTTGCAGACAACGTTTGATCACATGCCTGGCAAACTGCTCTGGTGTGGGTATATCGGTATCGATGTCTGCAGGAACAATATTTCGGGGCAGGTCATACTGTTTATGGAAATCCTTTTTTCGCGTTACCATCAGCTGGCCGCTCATATACAATCGTTCGAGCGCCACCTTGGACGGGCGCCAGTCCCACCAGCCGGAGCTGGCTACCTGGCGGTCGTTGTCAAAATCCTTTACGCCCAGCGGTCCATCGCGCCCTATCCTGTCCAGCACCTGGTTCATGAGATTGATCTCGGGCTGTTCCAATACATGCCGTTTGGCAAAGCTTGCTTTGATAGGCAGCGAAAACCTGAAATCATGCATGGGCATGTACCCTGCGTCGCAGGTAAAGTATTCAAACACCCGGCCATCCTGTTGAAGCTCTTCCAACCATTCCTGTTTATAATCGGGTACCCGCACATAAATGGCATGGTGATGCGCCCGTTCCACCACATAGTTGGTATCGAGCTGAACATACCCCAAATGATCGATGAGTTTGTACACGGCCTCGCGCCCTTTTCCAAACTGTGCGCGTTTAGCCAGTCCGGCCGCATGTAGAATGACTTTTCTTGCCTGTTCTTTGGTAAGGATGATCTGGTTCATACGTAGGCAATAAAGTTACCGAAAAACGCTGAACGCCGAAAGCTTAACGCTAAATGCTGAAGACTTAACGCTCCACGCCATATTCCTGCATCCATTTGAGTTCAGAGTTCCAAGTTCCGAGTTCTTAGCTCCGGGTTTCGGGGTAACCTGGAACCTGGAACTTGGAACCTGGAACTAATTTCTGCTTATTGTATTTAGTGGTCAATGCCCCACTCTTTATTAGGCTTCGGCCCCATTTCCAGCTCCAACGTACCTCCAGCCATTAACTGTTCATGGGTGAACCAGGGTATATTAAGCGGCTGGCCGTTGAATTTGGCGCTTTGGATGTATTTGTTGATTACGGAACAGTTTTTTGCGTTTACATGAAACTGTTTGCCGCCGGGCAGATCGATGCTGATCTTTTCAAACAAGGGGCTGCCAATGGTGTATACCGGGTTGCCAGGAGTAATGGGATAAAACCCCATAGCCGAGAATACCACGAAGGCCGACATACCGCCGCCATCTTCATCGCCGGGAATGCCAAAGATGTTGTCTTTAAACCATACATCGAGCAAAAAGCGAATGCGCTTCTGCGTTTTCCAGGGACTGTTGGTGAAATTATACAAATAAGGGATGTGAAAGCCCGGTTCGTTGCCCATGGAATATTGTCCTACCAATGCGGTAGCATCCGGGAATTTTGCCCAGAACTCGTATTTGCTTCTATCCAGTCCTTCGTGAAATAACTGGTCGAGCTTTTGTTCAAAACCAGCTTTACCGTTCATCAGCGATACCAGTCCCTTTATATCCTGCTGCACCTGCCACAGGTAGGTCCAGCCGTTGTTTTCATCATAATAATCCCGGCCGCCCATACCGCCATCGAATTTGGGGTCTATTTCCACCCAATGGCCTTTGTCGTCTTTGGGCAGGAACATACCCCGGCCGGGGTGCCAGAGATTTTTATAGTTTACTGCATGGGCATTGAAGGTTTTATAGTCGTCGTTTTTGCCAAGTTCTTTAGCCAGCTCGCCTACCGCCCAATCGTCGTAACTACCGGCAAGGGTAACGGCTACGGCCTGCCGCTTTTCAAAGGGATGTACGGAGGTATTGGTTTCCACCGCGCCTTTTTGCAAAGCGGGGAAATAACCATTGGTGCGGTAATAATCATCCAGCGGCGTGGAAGGCCCATTGCGCCAGGGGATCATAGTGGCCTGGGTAGCGTTTTTCTTCATGCCGGCATAGGCTTCCAGCACATCAAAATGCCGGAGCCCCTTACGATAGCCATCCAGGATCATTACCGATGAATGAAACCCGTTCATACAGGCATGGTCGCCAAATAATACGGGGAAGGTAGGCATCCAGCCGCCCTGCCGGTACATAGTCACATATGAGTTCAGGATATCTTCTTCCATGGCGGGGTTCAACACCGTGCGTAAAGGATGTTGCGCCAGGTAGGTATCCCAGGTCCAGTCGTCCACATAAAAAGGGCGGTTGTTTTCTATAGTATGCACTTTATTATCGAAGCCGCTGAAGTATTTTCCATCTTCGGTAATATCAACCAGGCGTTCGTAACAGCGATACAACGCGGTATAGAAGGAACGCTTCTGTGCTTCGGTTCCACCGGTAACCT
The Niastella koreensis GR20-10 genome window above contains:
- a CDS encoding winged helix-turn-helix domain-containing protein, which encodes MNQIILTKEQARKVILHAAGLAKRAQFGKGREAVYKLIDHLGYVQLDTNYVVERAHHHAIYVRVPDYKQEWLEELQQDGRVFEYFTCDAGYMPMHDFRFSLPIKASFAKRHVLEQPEINLMNQVLDRIGRDGPLGVKDFDNDRQVASSGWWDWRPSKVALERLYMSGQLMVTRKKDFHKQYDLPRNIVPADIDTDIPTPEQFARHVIKRCLQSMGIAYAKEMAWRARYVKDNLVKKELVKMVAEKEILQVEVEGLKGPLYMLPAYKNKKITLAGDAFILSPFDSLNVFRHRLKDFFEFDYQIECFVPAPKRKYGYFSLPVLIGDTFVARMDSKADRKQNELIVHNLHFEPVKLTKDMLKKFADALKAFAKFNQCDTVVIKKSNNKQFRQLI
- a CDS encoding GH92 family glycosyl hydrolase; the protein is MKRTGLFLLLQVAALNSWAQNVPISTGITVPESNTRYVDPRIGNVGALLQPTRPTIQQPNQMIRMNPQRADYLDDQIASFPLNIVSHRLGEVFAIKPTIKQPVLGSWKEPMLYDHDLEVTRPWYYSTWLVNDNITVEFTPGKKAGYYRFTFPANSAKNILFAPYNNGESEFNFTATREFTGMETYHGNIKVYVYGQFNTDVTAGTVKAGALQTANSVGGKDIKAWAGFPASAPAVIEFKYAISYVSAAQAKKNYDNELANTGFEQLQQLGETAWNKVMGQIQVTGGTEAQKRSFYTALYRCYERLVDITEDGKYFSGFDNKVHTIENNRPFYVDDWTWDTYLAQHPLRTVLNPAMEEDILNSYVTMYRQGGWMPTFPVLFGDHACMNGFHSSVMILDGYRKGLRHFDVLEAYAGMKKNATQATMIPWRNGPSTPLDDYYRTNGYFPALQKGAVETNTSVHPFEKRQAVAVTLAGSYDDWAVGELAKELGKNDDYKTFNAHAVNYKNLWHPGRGMFLPKDDKGHWVEIDPKFDGGMGGRDYYDENNGWTYLWQVQQDIKGLVSLMNGKAGFEQKLDQLFHEGLDRSKYEFWAKFPDATALVGQYSMGNEPGFHIPYLYNFTNSPWKTQKRIRFLLDVWFKDNIFGIPGDEDGGGMSAFVVFSAMGFYPITPGNPVYTIGSPLFEKISIDLPGGKQFHVNAKNCSVINKYIQSAKFNGQPLNIPWFTHEQLMAGGTLELEMGPKPNKEWGIDH